In Spinacia oleracea cultivar Varoflay chromosome 5, BTI_SOV_V1, whole genome shotgun sequence, a single window of DNA contains:
- the LOC110778316 gene encoding uncharacterized protein produces the protein MNKKKVFQLAKGFRGRAKNCIRIARERVEKALQYSYRDRRTKKRDMRSLWIERINAGSRQHGVNYGNFMCGLMKENIQLNRKVLSELAMHEPYSFKALVDVSRNANPGNKLVEPKKVGLAAVL, from the exons ATGAACAAGAAGAAGGTTTTCCAACttgctaaggggtttagaggcAGAGCAAAGAATTGCATAAGGATAGCAAGAGAGAGGGTAGAGAAGGCACTTCAGTATTCTTATAGAGATCGCCGCACCAAGAAGCGTGATATGCGCTCTCTTTGGATTGAACGCATCAATGCTGGTTCCCGCCAACATGGC GTAAATTATGGTAACTTCATGTGTGGGCTGATGAAGGAAAACATTCAGTTGAACAGGAAGGTATTGTCAGAACTGGCGATGCACGAGCCCTACAGCTTCAAGGCTCTGGTCGATGTATCACGCAATGCTAATCCAGGAAACAAATTAGTTGAACCTAAGAAGGTAGGCCTTGCTGCTGTTCTCTGA